In the Populus trichocarpa isolate Nisqually-1 chromosome 1, P.trichocarpa_v4.1, whole genome shotgun sequence genome, TTTGTGAACTTCTAATGTattgttaaggaaaaaaagcaataaatacCTTTGCCAAACACTGCTGAATTTCAATAAATAGATGCAAAATTTAAGCTAAACTCTGTTATGTTGATACTAATTGTTAGATACATGTCCGTGCTCTTGCAACTTTAAAAAACTCTGATCAAACGCAAGAATATACTTATTGTCCTCCAATAAAATGTTGATTCAACATACTCAAAGTTCCCTTGTTCTACCCATTAATTTGTTGTCCAAACTTTCTGTTACTCATTTCTAATCCTCCTAacattattgaaaaaaacaacaaaaacatgttagatATTTGGAAAGGATCCCACCTTTGATGTTAGAACTCATAAAGTCCAATATTTTTCCTTACAAATTTATGGGTTTGATGGTGAGATCAAGAATGTTCTCATTAGATACATCCATTTTGTTAATGGAAGAATAATTAATCACATCAAACTCTTAAGAACAGACAAAAGCAAACCACATAATTTTCTCCCATTAATCATACCATAAAATTCCACACTCTCTTTGTTGTCCTTTTCTCTCCGTCACAACTATGTCCTCTTCTCTGTCAATTTGGTGCCCTCTTCTCTTCCATTTCTTCTGCCGATTTGGTTGAGAATAAGGAGAAGGACTAAACACAGGAAGCACCATCTCCATCCTCTCTCTGCAGTTTCCTCTCATCTAATTCACTTTCATTCTCTTCGTGATCagagttgtaaaaaaataaaagaaaatgagagagaagaagcaatgaatgagaagaaaaggaaagtcaaataaacatttttttgcttgcaaaaagatgagaaattaaaagtaaaattactattacaatccacaataaaagATCTCTTGATCCACAATGATTTTTTCAACCATTTAggttttgttataattttagatttattcatataattttaaatttgtattaaaGAGTTACATGaatatcaatataattaaattcattttatacaAATAGTAGTTTAACTGAAAAAATAACCaagtaattaaaataacttgaatatAAAGTAAACTCAATAACTTAGGAAAAGAATAATTACATTCATATAGTGATTCATACTTTGATTACATCCACGAATTGGAACTccttgataataaaatatatttttggtattttttatttataaaattgagattgcaaACCTGCctattataaagaaaattgCAAGCCTACTTAATTATCGTCTATAATTTTCAGGTTTGAAAGGTTCCGAGAACTTGATAAAACTACAatgcattgatttgagtttttgttttcttgtttgtacctttatttgttttactatCTGCTTTATATAATTAAGTGATATCAACTACTAATAACCTCTATCTTTCAATCTTTTATAATGATTTCCACAATCTCACGTACACAGGAATTATTGCTCCTTTCTAATTACATAACTTATTATACATGTTTATTTACATGtcccttcttttatatatatatatatatatatatatatatatatatatatatatatatatatatatagcaaaccTTAGTTGCCAGTGGTGGATTACTAGAAGGCCACCGGAGCTGATAAGAATTATTGCTGCCATTCTCGGGTCAGAAATTATCGAGATGACATGAGGTTCTCTCTGGGATATGAATTAAAGTGACACTAACAATTGTTCTTTCCtgggttttggatttaatattatatgcacacaatgtttgataaaatttcaattatgaaagttttttttaattataacaaagtatacaaaattataatatttaatatgattccctaaataatttgatttttttattgatttttcttaggtgagatgtaaaatattataaactttaaaatataaattataattttcaaggaaaattaaaaaaaaaacaacctaattaTATAATGGTcggggtgatttttttttatttttttattatattttcaagggACAGGCCTGAGCTGTATAAAAATCAACCGGGTCTGACCTAGGCTCGGCCCGGACCATGAACAGGTCTACACGCTTAACGAAACGTGGAGACCTTGCTAGAAAGAGCTATTCGCACACCGCGATGTCTATTCGCACAGCTATTATATGCTGATGGACAAATTTGTCCCTTTAACTCTAGATTAACTTCCAGTCTGTGCTTTGGTGGAGCACAAATtaacatttttcaatttaattaattatttacagTCTCTCTTCAACACTACGGTAGTGGCACTGCCAGTAGTTCCTTCGGCTTTCCCTATCCTACAAAAAGTCTCAATTGTTGTAGGGTTGTAATTGTTAGATTGCCATGAGGACAGATAAGTCCATTAACTCGAAATTGGTGTGCGGATAGATAATGAAGCTCTGCGAATACCAATCCCCGACctcacaataaaaattaaaatcccttGATCTAGCTAAAACCACACTCCCGTTAACAGTCTTCTTCTTTGAAGAATCTGCTTCAACTCACAAACCAAGGTACTGTACTCTCTATACtccattttattcttaattctaAATCAAGAAATGGTAAAATATCCAGATGGGTCTTTTACAATTTGCTTGTGTTTTGATCGCATCTTCTCTTAATCCTTTCCTTTTGGGTGTGTATCATAATGATATCTATTTGTTGTTTAGCCCGAGTTGTAGTTACTTAATTCTTGATCAGTTCTATTTCAATTCCTTAAATTTACTTTAGGAATCTGGATCAAAGAAAATCTAGCCAAGATGCtattgatttcttcttttttttcacgaGCTATACGGGTTTAGAATGATTAATTAGTGTGTTTATCTCATCGTGGTGTATTCTTCCATTTAGATAAAGAAACTGTGTGATTCTAAACCCTTTAACTGTAGATTAGAAAGTGTTGGCTTGCATGCCCCAAGTCTCATATAGGCTTCTTGTTCTTactgtaaatttatttatttatttttgttaaggGAAAGTGTAGTGTAGGTAAATGACTAAGGACTAGCAACATTTATTTGCTTTGCTGAATATAATCCACTGGTTGTATCATGAGCAAATGGGAATTTCGAGCTCGTTTACACCTTCAATGTTAAAATGCCCACACATTTCTCCAGAATCATGCTTCTTTTGTTTTAGGAGGTTGAATTTGGGAAGTTAGGGAAAACgggatttttgttttagttgatTAATTCTTTGATCCTTTTTAGGGTGCTATTTGTTGATCATGGTAATGTTAGCAAAATGCTTCAAGGTGGAAGtacattttttttctggaaatcttttttcttatgaatattaGATATCCACTTCGGGATTTCTTTCTGCGAGCAAATGGTTTTCTTTCGTTAGCCATTGTAAAACTCTCTTGCACTCCCCTTTTTCCTGTTAGTCCATAATTTCCCCTCAACTGTTAGTTGATTAGCTGCTCATAGTTTTCTCTGCTCAAAATTTTCTATCTGTTACTTTTCTTACGAGATCTTCCTTCTCAGTTCCCCATTACTGCATTTATTATGTTGCTTATGAgagaaataatgaaaagaaaagtagCCATCCAAGAAATCAACTTTGGCATTAATTTGTAGTGTATAATGGTATGTACTCAGCAGTACTTTAGTGGCTTTTTGCAGCGAAAGATGGGAGGCCGAGGAGTTATTGGTGATAAATGGTCCTCGAGGGTTCTTTGGGCCTGTGCTATTGGAAGTGTAGTCAGTATGTTTTCTTTACTCAACTCCTGATTTATTGCTAAAAATATTGTAAGACTGACAACCATTTGTTTTATTGGAATTGTTGCATCACGAGCTTTGTTTTTCCTCTAGGTTACCCTCCTTCTGATAGTTTCTGGTTATCTCTTATCTAGGCCTGTATATGGTTGTTGTTGAAAGACAATTACAAAACAGGGAACGAATGATGGCTGAAGGTTTAAAGAATATTGATGCGGAATCAGGCGCTGGTGACAATGTTTAAACGTGTGACTAAATGCCAATAAACTCTGctgtattttcttttgaagaGCTTTCTCACTGTGCTAAGTTGAGCCCCCTGTTAATGTAAAAGGTTGAAGATTtcctcttgttttgttttgcatttggAGCTTGAGGGTTCGTCTCTGGTAATAATTCATTTACTTCAGATGGATGTTAGTGTTTCATAGATCGGGATTTAACAGTTCACACCAAGGAATATAAAGGAGCAGCCTTTTAATTTTGCTATGCTCTGGTTAAAATCTTTTGGTTGTGTCATCAATATGGAAATGCTATGCCGTTGATGGATGACCCATTTTAGGtgatatgttttcttttttgcttataCAGCCAAAGAGTCGAATATTGTCCCGGCAGTCTTGCTTGAGGCATCTTACTAGATCTTCCGGGAAAAAGGTTTCCAGCTCAAGAAAATGATTACCACCACCCTTTCTGACGTTTTGGTAAGGAAAGGGTTCTTTTCTGAAGGACGAAGATTTTGATGTCTAATCAAAATCCTGACCGGAGGACGGAAAAGACCAAATCAGGGGGTTGCGCAAGGCTGTGGgccgatttaattttttaaaaaaaaatcaagcggtaaaaaaaaacactaaaacttggattattgaattaattagaatttaataagtttggtttatttaaataatataaataaaacaaatacaataataataaataaatagttaaaaatactattaatgcaaaacagataaaaaaaagaaccaagttTATCCtgattaacttattaaatttataactttATTGAGTTACCAGTGTTTATGCCTTAGAAGAAGGTAGTTGCAATGGATGGAAAattgaaagtaaattaaataaaatcatgaagttcaattataaaataacataatgtaTACGggcaaaactagaaaaaaattaattaaaaaaaagatttgtgtCATTTTGGGTTTACCTGCTAACTCCACGGCCATAGATACATGATTAGGATAACCTCAtgtaaaagaaagcaaaaacaaatatcaattcttaataaattaaatgttgaaaaaaaattacaaaaaattaattttataaaaggactttaaaaaaaaaaacaaaatcaacctgTATTAACTTTCAAAACCCGTGACCCTGAGACTAACTTATAAAAgacaaaccctaaaaaaacaaagtaaaattataaatcaataaaatattaggggataaaattaaaaaaatgcaataaaaaagtctccaaagcaaaagaaatgacaattaaaagaatgaggaataaatttaatagaaaaataatttgaaatcaaatgttgaggggtgaaattgaaaataaatttcaaatggattagggataaaaaaacaacaatcaaaagaataaggatgaaatttggtataaaaatcaaatcagacCAAAtgataagggatgaaattgaagaagaaaaaattaataaaaataaaataaaaacaaaacaaataacaatcaaaagaataacaaattgggtaaaaaaaaaaaacaaatgaaaggaCACATTTATTCTTTGgcaaagagaagagagagaaagaaaaaggagaagaaaagaagttCATTAAGCCCAACCA is a window encoding:
- the LOC18095600 gene encoding uncharacterized protein LOC18095600, whose product is MGGRGVIGDKWSSRVLWACAIGSVVSLYMVVVERQLQNRERMMAEGLKNIDAESGAGDNV